The following are encoded together in the Oncorhynchus kisutch isolate 150728-3 linkage group LG8, Okis_V2, whole genome shotgun sequence genome:
- the LOC116374769 gene encoding G-protein coupled receptor 183, whose protein sequence is MLSNATILLWVDFDSPKDVLIFIFHILFATSAILIAGSVVIAIFSTRSLRIQNRFIFMLNTSISDTLTGFSIYYLGLFDVQEGYPSRNGTFYILPSFLGVNVLTFLFAQFDRYFAVCHPFFYNRFISRSFVIGICAFCWIYTYFILMVQNMVPISKAAQINAFGVMTLQIIVLTKVLMTIKLYIVARNQLGREAPSTERDNKKESLRIIVFVVICFLALWAPSFVNIIVRQLTYHGLKFRNEATNLFAILARFNALVTPALYIWGSPALSCAVWRTVWRRVCPKRKGRIGFDHLRMCKDRGRILSIARVLGQPV, encoded by the exons ATGCTCTCAAACGCGACCATTCTACTGTGGGTTGACTTCGACAGCCCCAAGGACGTTCTTATCTTTATTTTCCACATTCTGTTCGCTACAAGTGCTATTCTCATCGCTGGCTCGGTAGTGATCGCTATCTTTAGCACGAGATCTCTGCGAATACAGAACCGGTTCATATTCATGTTGAACACCAGCATCAGTGACACACTGACTGGTTTTTCCATTTATTACCTCGGTCTCTTCGACGTTCAAGAAGGCTACCCATCCAGGAATGGAACGTTTTACATTTTACCTTCATTCCTAGGGGTGAATGTGCTCACATTTTTGTTTGCGCAATTTGACAGGTACTTTGCAGTGTGCCACCCCTTTTTTTACAATCGCTTCATATCGCGTTCGTTTGTCATTGGAATTTGTGCGTTTTGTTGGATTTACACCTATTTCATATTAATGGTGCAAAACATGGTTCCCATCTCAAAAGCTGCGCAGATTAATGCATTCGGCGTTATGACTTTGCAAATAATAGTTCTTACCAAGGTATTGATGACCATCAAGTTGTACATCGTAGCCAGAAACCAGCTAGGGCGAGAGGCACCCAGCACTGAGAGAGATAACAAGAAAGAGTCTCTGCGCATCATAGTGTTTGTGGTCATATGCTTCTTAGCGTTATGGGCTCCCTCCTTTGTCAATATCATAGTGCGGCAGCTAACTTACCATGGTCTGAAGTTTAGGAATGAGGCAACAAATCTGTTTGCCATCTTGGCGAGGTTTAACGCATTGGTCACACCAGCGTTGTACATCTGGGGCAGCCCAGCGCTAAGCTGTGCGGTATGGAGAACGGTGTGGAGGAGAGTGTGTCCCAAGCGGAAGGGAAG aatCGGTTTTGATCACTTAAGGATGTGCAAAGACAGAGGAAGAATTTTAAGCATAGCTAGGGTCTTGGGGCAACCGGTGTGA